One genomic segment of Nonomuraea coxensis DSM 45129 includes these proteins:
- a CDS encoding AAA family ATPase produces MDIQSPGKLIELLDRHAYLADEGLATAAFLALRMGRPLFLEGEAGVGKTELAKTLAALLRAPLIRLQCYEGLDAAQALYDWDFARQLLHLKAAEAAGVTDVGRLEGEIYDRRFLIARPLLKAIETQPSVLLVDEIDRADDEFEAFLLEVLSDFTISIPELGTIRAETPPVVVVTSNRTREVHDALKRRCLYHWLEHPGYDREVAILLRRLPRCTEALALQVARAAERMRQAGLVKPPGVAETLDWTEALLTLGAKELNPELAAATLGAALKYREDVVSVLGGGLLSHD; encoded by the coding sequence ATGGACATCCAGTCGCCGGGAAAGCTCATCGAGCTGCTCGACCGGCACGCTTATCTGGCCGACGAAGGGCTCGCCACGGCCGCCTTCCTCGCGCTGCGCATGGGACGGCCGCTGTTCCTCGAAGGTGAGGCGGGCGTCGGCAAGACCGAGCTGGCCAAGACCCTGGCCGCGCTGCTGCGGGCGCCGCTCATCCGGCTCCAGTGCTACGAGGGCCTGGACGCCGCCCAGGCGCTCTACGACTGGGACTTCGCCCGCCAGCTCCTGCATCTCAAGGCCGCGGAGGCGGCCGGGGTCACCGACGTCGGCCGGCTGGAGGGCGAGATCTACGACCGGCGCTTCCTCATCGCCCGCCCGCTGCTGAAGGCGATCGAGACGCAGCCCAGCGTGCTGCTGGTGGACGAGATCGACCGGGCCGACGACGAGTTCGAGGCGTTCCTGCTGGAGGTCCTGTCGGACTTCACGATCTCGATCCCCGAGCTGGGCACGATCAGGGCGGAGACGCCGCCGGTGGTCGTGGTGACCTCCAACCGGACCAGGGAGGTGCACGACGCGCTCAAGCGGCGCTGCCTCTACCACTGGCTGGAGCACCCGGGCTACGACCGCGAGGTGGCCATCCTGCTGCGCCGCCTGCCGCGCTGCACCGAGGCCCTCGCGCTCCAGGTCGCGCGGGCGGCCGAGCGCATGCGCCAGGCCGGCCTGGTCAAGCCGCCCGGCGTGGCCGAGACGCTCGACTGGACGGAGGCGCTGCTGACGCTGGGCGCGAAGGAGCTGAACCCGGAGCTCGCCGCCGCCACGCTGGGGGCGGCGCTGAAGTACCGGGAGGACGTGGTGAGCGTCCTCGGCGGCGGGCTGCTCTCCCATGACTGA
- the def gene encoding peptide deformylase has protein sequence MAIQSIRLFGDPVLRTPAAPVVDFDRELRKLVKDLTDTMMDAPGAGLAAPQIGVGLRVFTYYVDDQLGHLINPDLDLSSELDEEGEEGCLSFPGLSFPTPRAVRAVAKGYDMHGEPVTLEGTDLMARCFQHETDHLDGILFIDRMDPKQRKLAMKAVREAEWSGLAAPVVKFSPHATGGKAL, from the coding sequence TTGGCGATCCAGTCGATCCGGCTGTTCGGAGACCCGGTGCTGCGCACCCCGGCGGCCCCGGTCGTCGACTTCGACAGGGAGCTCCGCAAGCTGGTCAAGGACCTCACCGACACGATGATGGACGCGCCGGGCGCGGGCCTCGCGGCCCCCCAGATCGGCGTCGGCCTGCGGGTGTTCACCTACTACGTCGACGACCAGCTCGGCCACCTGATCAACCCCGACCTCGACCTGTCGTCCGAGCTGGACGAGGAGGGCGAGGAGGGCTGCCTGTCCTTCCCCGGGCTGTCGTTCCCGACGCCGCGCGCCGTGCGGGCCGTGGCCAAGGGCTACGACATGCACGGCGAGCCGGTCACGCTGGAGGGCACCGACCTCATGGCACGATGCTTCCAGCACGAGACCGACCATCTCGACGGCATCCTGTTCATCGACCGCATGGACCCCAAGCAGCGCAAGCTCGCCATGAAGGCGGTTCGTGAGGCCGAGTGGAGCGGGCTCGCCGCGCCCGTCGTCAAGTTCTCGCCGCACGCGACCGGCGGAAAGGCACTCTGA
- a CDS encoding nicotinamide mononucleotide transporter family protein, producing MNWADAGFTIFGTHVLWTDLVGNIAALSTVLLAMRKSMWTWPVQFTGSVLLFIASINAHITGNALKQAMFGILALYGWWAWRRGTQGGKQLAIRPAGGWERLLLIAALVAGTLLVGLLFWVTKLSWGAQVPLPKGAFLVAADAYIFVGSAIATWAQGRALVDFWMVWVAVDLVGVPLAFSSGLVVSGWVYGVFFVLVVVGFVKWLREYRAETAAAPRVAVAQ from the coding sequence GTGAACTGGGCGGACGCCGGATTCACGATATTCGGCACACACGTGCTCTGGACGGACCTGGTCGGCAACATCGCCGCGCTGTCCACGGTGCTGCTGGCCATGCGCAAGTCGATGTGGACCTGGCCGGTGCAGTTCACCGGCTCGGTGCTGCTGTTCATCGCCTCGATCAACGCGCACATCACCGGCAACGCGCTCAAGCAGGCCATGTTCGGGATCCTGGCGCTGTACGGCTGGTGGGCGTGGCGGCGCGGCACCCAGGGCGGCAAGCAGCTCGCGATCCGGCCCGCCGGCGGGTGGGAGCGGCTGCTGCTGATCGCCGCCCTGGTGGCGGGGACCCTGCTGGTCGGGCTGCTGTTCTGGGTGACGAAGCTGTCGTGGGGCGCGCAGGTGCCGCTGCCGAAGGGCGCGTTCCTGGTGGCCGCCGACGCCTACATCTTCGTCGGCAGCGCGATCGCCACCTGGGCGCAGGGGCGCGCGCTGGTCGACTTCTGGATGGTGTGGGTGGCCGTCGACCTGGTCGGGGTGCCGCTCGCCTTCAGCTCAGGGCTGGTCGTCTCCGGATGGGTGTACGGGGTGTTCTTCGTGCTGGTCGTCGTCGGGTTCGTCAAGTGGCTGCGCGAGTACCGCGCCGAGACGGCGGCGGCGCCGCGGGTGGCGGTGGCCCAGTGA
- a CDS encoding PH domain-containing protein → MSESAVPPPPLPVTWRPRVPRMVAYGFAALVVAGAVIMAIFIAEPFKLPDRIAIVAFGGAVAYVLHLLGRVRVHADEHGVTLVNAVRTHRYSWPEVLEVSMTPGEPWPRVDFSDGSTIGAMGIQGSEKARAAQAVAELTALIHERGEAPERS, encoded by the coding sequence GTGTCCGAGTCCGCCGTCCCGCCGCCGCCTCTGCCCGTCACCTGGCGCCCGCGCGTCCCGCGCATGGTCGCCTACGGCTTCGCCGCGCTGGTCGTGGCGGGCGCGGTGATCATGGCGATCTTCATCGCCGAGCCGTTCAAGCTGCCCGACCGCATCGCGATCGTCGCGTTCGGCGGGGCGGTGGCGTACGTGCTGCACCTGCTGGGCCGGGTGCGGGTGCACGCCGACGAGCACGGCGTCACCCTCGTCAACGCGGTCCGCACCCACCGTTACTCCTGGCCGGAGGTCCTGGAGGTGTCCATGACGCCGGGCGAGCCGTGGCCGCGCGTCGACTTCTCCGACGGCAGCACGATCGGCGCCATGGGCATCCAGGGCTCGGAGAAGGCCCGCGCCGCGCAGGCCGTCGCCGAGCTGACGGCGCTGATCCACGAGCGCGGTGAGGCTCCGGAGCGGTCCTGA
- the ribD gene encoding bifunctional diaminohydroxyphosphoribosylaminopyrimidine deaminase/5-amino-6-(5-phosphoribosylamino)uracil reductase RibD has protein sequence MEFPEQDAAHMARAVALAARGHGTTSPNPVVGCVVLDAAGAVAGEGFHLYAGGPHAEVGALAQAGERARGGTAYVTLEPCDHTGRTGPCSRALLDAGIARVVVAVADPNPKAAGGAARLRAAGVEVTMGVLAAEAGRVNEEWLTYARLGRSHVTWKFAATLDGRSAAEDGTSQWITSPEARADVHRLRAAADAIVAGVGTVLADDPRLTARPDGPSAARRPPLRVVVDTEARTPPDARVLDDQAPTLLAVADDADTGRLKADVLRLPRHGSGLDLRALLAELAARDVVGVFLEGGPTLAGSFLREGLADRVVAYVAPALLGSGRAALGPAGVGTIDAIHRLTFDEISPIGPDVRLIARPAAQPSREQ, from the coding sequence GTGGAGTTCCCCGAGCAGGACGCCGCGCACATGGCGCGCGCCGTCGCGCTGGCCGCGCGCGGTCACGGCACCACCAGCCCCAACCCCGTCGTGGGCTGCGTCGTGCTGGACGCGGCGGGCGCGGTCGCCGGGGAGGGCTTCCACCTCTACGCGGGCGGGCCGCACGCCGAGGTCGGCGCGCTGGCCCAGGCGGGGGAGCGGGCCAGGGGCGGCACGGCGTACGTCACGCTGGAGCCGTGCGACCACACCGGGCGGACCGGGCCGTGCAGCCGGGCGCTGCTCGACGCCGGCATCGCGCGGGTCGTGGTCGCGGTCGCCGACCCCAACCCCAAGGCGGCGGGCGGCGCGGCGCGGCTGCGGGCCGCCGGCGTCGAGGTGACCATGGGCGTGCTGGCCGCCGAGGCCGGGCGGGTCAACGAGGAGTGGCTCACGTACGCGCGGCTCGGCCGGTCCCACGTGACCTGGAAGTTCGCCGCCACGCTCGACGGCCGCTCGGCCGCCGAGGACGGCACCAGCCAGTGGATCACCTCGCCGGAGGCGCGGGCCGACGTGCACCGGCTGCGGGCCGCCGCGGACGCGATCGTCGCGGGCGTCGGCACCGTGCTCGCCGACGACCCCCGGCTCACGGCCCGTCCTGACGGCCCGTCCGCCGCGCGCCGGCCGCCGCTGCGGGTCGTGGTCGACACCGAGGCCCGTACGCCCCCGGACGCCCGCGTGCTCGACGACCAGGCTCCCACCCTCCTCGCCGTGGCCGACGACGCCGACACCGGCAGGCTCAAGGCCGACGTCCTGCGCCTGCCCCGCCATGGGAGCGGCCTCGACCTGCGCGCCCTGCTGGCCGAGCTGGCCGCCCGCGACGTGGTCGGCGTCTTCCTGGAGGGCGGGCCGACGCTCGCCGGATCGTTCCTGCGCGAAGGGCTCGCCGACCGGGTGGTCGCGTACGTGGCCCCGGCGCTGCTGGGCTCCGGCCGCGCGGCGCTCGGCCCCGCCGGAGTGGGGACGATCGACGCCATCCACCGCCTGACTTTCGACGAAATTTCCCCCATAGGGCCAGATGTTCGCTTGATCGCCCGGCCCGCCGCGCAACCCAGCAGGGAGCAGTGA
- the rpe gene encoding ribulose-phosphate 3-epimerase, which produces MAVQISPSILAADFARLADEAAAVPNADWLHVDVMDYHFVPNLTLGLPVVEALRKATATPLDCHLMIADPDRWAPQYAEAGAGSVTIHAEAAKAPVRTLREIRVLGARAGLALNPATAVEPYEDLLPELDMLLLMTVEPGFGGQKFLDMVLPKVRRARELVRRHGGRIWLQVDGGVDADTIGRCAEAGADVFVAGSAVYGASDPGAAIDGLRAAAIRAQG; this is translated from the coding sequence ATGGCCGTACAGATCTCGCCCAGCATCCTCGCCGCCGACTTCGCCAGGCTCGCCGATGAGGCCGCCGCCGTGCCCAACGCCGACTGGCTGCACGTCGACGTCATGGACTACCACTTCGTCCCCAACCTGACCCTCGGGCTGCCCGTCGTCGAGGCGCTGCGCAAGGCGACCGCGACGCCGCTCGACTGCCATCTCATGATCGCCGACCCCGACCGCTGGGCGCCCCAATACGCCGAGGCGGGCGCGGGCAGCGTCACCATCCACGCCGAGGCCGCCAAGGCGCCGGTCCGCACGCTGCGCGAGATCCGCGTGCTGGGGGCGCGGGCCGGGCTCGCGCTCAACCCGGCCACGGCGGTCGAGCCCTATGAGGACCTGCTGCCTGAGCTCGACATGCTGCTGCTGATGACCGTCGAGCCGGGCTTCGGCGGGCAGAAGTTCCTCGACATGGTGCTGCCGAAGGTCCGCCGGGCGCGGGAGCTGGTGCGGCGGCACGGCGGCCGGATCTGGCTGCAGGTCGACGGCGGTGTCGACGCCGACACGATCGGGCGCTGCGCGGAGGCGGGGGCGGACGTGTTCGTGGCGGGCAGCGCCGTCTACGGCGCCTCCGACCCGGGTGCGGCGATCGACGGGCTGCGCGCCGCCGCCATCCGCGCCCAGGGCTGA
- the fmt gene encoding methionyl-tRNA formyltransferase, whose amino-acid sequence MRLVFAGTPETALPSLRTLIDSPRHEVVAVVTRPDAQSGRGRKVHPSPVAELAEETGIEVLRPQKAGDPAFLDRLREIAPDCCPVVAYGALLPQSALDVPRHGWINLHFSILPAWRGAAPVQHAVLHGDEITGATTFRIVKELDAGPVYGVVTEEVRRDDTSGALLERLSVSGAGLLAATLDGVEDGTLEARPQPADGVTVAPKLSVADARVTWDKPAMHVDRLIRACTPGPGAWSEFRGTRIKLGPVRPVPGERLAPGAIAASKSRVLVGTATDAVELGEVQPQGKRVMGAVEWARGVRPEGEEIFE is encoded by the coding sequence ATGCGCCTGGTCTTCGCGGGCACGCCCGAGACGGCTCTGCCGTCGCTGCGCACCCTGATCGACTCGCCCCGGCACGAGGTGGTGGCCGTCGTCACCCGGCCCGACGCCCAGTCCGGCCGCGGGCGCAAGGTCCACCCCTCGCCGGTGGCCGAGCTCGCCGAGGAGACGGGCATCGAGGTGCTGCGCCCGCAGAAGGCCGGCGACCCGGCGTTCCTCGACCGGCTGCGGGAGATCGCGCCCGACTGCTGCCCCGTGGTGGCCTACGGCGCGCTGCTGCCGCAGTCCGCGCTCGATGTGCCCCGCCACGGCTGGATCAACCTGCACTTCTCGATCCTGCCCGCCTGGCGCGGCGCCGCGCCCGTCCAGCACGCGGTCCTGCACGGCGACGAGATCACCGGCGCGACCACGTTCCGGATCGTCAAGGAGCTCGACGCCGGGCCCGTCTACGGCGTCGTCACCGAGGAGGTCCGCCGCGACGACACCAGCGGGGCGCTGCTGGAGCGGCTGTCGGTGTCCGGGGCCGGGCTGCTGGCCGCCACGCTCGACGGGGTCGAGGACGGCACACTGGAGGCGCGGCCGCAGCCCGCCGACGGCGTCACCGTCGCGCCCAAGCTGAGCGTCGCCGACGCGCGGGTCACGTGGGACAAGCCGGCCATGCACGTCGACCGCCTGATCCGGGCCTGCACGCCCGGGCCCGGCGCGTGGAGCGAGTTCCGCGGCACGCGGATCAAGCTCGGGCCGGTGCGGCCGGTCCCCGGTGAGCGGCTGGCTCCCGGCGCGATCGCCGCGAGCAAGTCCCGTGTGCTCGTCGGCACCGCCACCGACGCGGTCGAGCTGGGCGAGGTGCAGCCCCAGGGCAAGCGGGTCATGGGGGCCGTGGAGTGGGCTCGGGGAGTCCGCCCCGAGGGCGAAGAGATCTTCGAGTGA
- a CDS encoding RsmB/NOP family class I SAM-dependent RNA methyltransferase encodes MPRDEARIAAFDVIRAVDERDAYANLLLPRILRDRGIRGRDAALATELAYGTLRGLGTYDAIIETCTDRAPDPDVRDALRLGAHQLLRMRVPPHAAVGTTVDLVRLRVGPGPAKFANAVLRRIASRTIEEWVPIVAPDAATDPVGHLAVAHAHPRWIVSAFRDALGGDAELPGLLDADNARPLVTLVARPGRSSVKELEEAGATPGRYSPYAAYLREGDPGQIEAVADTRAAVQDEASQLVALALTRVPLDDADAAAGGERWLDMCAGPGGKAGLLDAIATYGAGGPAGFPGGARLLAADVQFHRARLVWQTTRRADVITADGTEPAWRPGVFDRVMLDAPCTGLGALRRRPEARWRRDPSAIAELGRLQRRLLGAALDAVRPGGVVAYVTCSPHLAETRVVVGDVLARRGDAEQLDARAYLPEADGLGDGPHAQFWPHRHGTDAMFLAILRKRRP; translated from the coding sequence GTGCCTCGGGACGAGGCCAGGATCGCCGCCTTCGACGTCATCAGGGCCGTGGACGAACGCGACGCCTACGCGAACCTGCTCCTTCCCCGCATCCTGCGCGACCGCGGCATCAGGGGCCGTGACGCCGCCCTCGCCACCGAGCTGGCCTACGGGACGCTGCGCGGGCTCGGCACGTACGACGCGATCATCGAGACGTGCACCGACCGCGCTCCCGACCCCGACGTGCGCGACGCCCTGCGGCTCGGCGCCCACCAGCTCCTGCGTATGCGGGTCCCGCCGCACGCCGCCGTCGGCACCACGGTCGACCTCGTACGCCTGCGCGTCGGCCCCGGCCCCGCCAAGTTCGCCAACGCCGTGCTGCGCAGGATCGCGTCCAGGACGATCGAGGAATGGGTGCCCATCGTCGCGCCCGACGCCGCCACCGACCCGGTCGGCCACCTCGCCGTCGCCCATGCCCATCCGCGCTGGATCGTCTCCGCCTTCCGCGACGCGCTCGGCGGCGACGCCGAGCTGCCCGGCCTGCTCGACGCCGACAACGCCCGCCCCCTGGTGACCCTGGTCGCCCGGCCGGGGCGCAGCTCGGTCAAGGAGCTGGAGGAGGCGGGGGCCACGCCGGGCCGTTACTCGCCGTACGCGGCCTACCTGCGCGAGGGCGATCCCGGGCAGATCGAGGCCGTGGCGGACACCCGCGCGGCCGTCCAGGACGAGGCGAGCCAGCTCGTCGCGCTCGCCCTCACCCGCGTCCCGCTCGACGACGCCGACGCGGCGGCTGGCGGGGAGCGGTGGCTCGACATGTGCGCGGGGCCGGGAGGCAAGGCCGGGCTGCTCGACGCCATCGCCACCTACGGAGCCGGGGGGCCGGCCGGGTTCCCCGGCGGGGCGCGGCTGCTGGCGGCCGACGTCCAGTTCCACCGGGCGCGGCTGGTGTGGCAGACCACCCGGCGCGCGGACGTGATCACCGCCGACGGCACCGAGCCCGCCTGGCGTCCCGGGGTGTTCGACCGGGTCATGCTGGACGCGCCCTGCACCGGGCTCGGCGCGCTGCGGCGGCGGCCGGAGGCCCGGTGGCGTCGCGACCCGTCGGCCATCGCCGAGCTGGGCCGGCTGCAGCGCCGGCTGCTCGGCGCCGCCCTCGACGCGGTCCGGCCGGGCGGGGTCGTCGCGTACGTCACCTGCTCGCCGCACCTGGCCGAGACCCGGGTCGTGGTGGGCGACGTGCTCGCCCGCCGCGGCGACGCCGAGCAGCTCGACGCCCGCGCCTACCTTCCGGAGGCCGACGGCCTCGGCGACGGCCCGCACGCGCAGTTCTGGCCGCACCGCCACGGCACCGACGCCATGTTCCTGGCCATCCTCCGCAAGCGCCGTCCCTGA
- a CDS encoding oxygenase MpaB family protein, with the protein MSDHGIFGPGSVTWRVMGEPILLVGGFRALLMQGLHPRAMRGVLQNSALMDPAESWARFQRTTEFVRVRTYGTTEEVERAGRRVRKIHAKLTAHDPDTGETYRLDEPDALRWVHVGEVDSYLTVARRAGVRLSDAEADTFVAEWRRAAEVVGLRTEDVPGSVAELDAYIRAERPGLRFVPEAVHPLRQSLNAPLPRLLTPLKPALPALTLLAFATLPRWARRLYGLPATPVGDLWATATLRALQTGIGLVPAQVRYTPAARRAHRMTAA; encoded by the coding sequence ATGAGTGACCATGGCATCTTCGGCCCCGGCTCGGTCACCTGGCGGGTGATGGGCGAGCCCATCCTGCTCGTCGGCGGCTTCCGCGCCCTGCTCATGCAGGGCCTGCACCCGAGGGCGATGCGCGGCGTGCTGCAGAACTCCGCGCTCATGGACCCGGCCGAGTCCTGGGCGCGCTTCCAGCGCACCACGGAGTTCGTCCGGGTCCGCACGTACGGCACCACGGAGGAGGTCGAACGGGCGGGCCGCCGGGTGCGCAAGATCCACGCCAAGCTGACCGCCCACGACCCCGACACCGGCGAGACCTACCGCCTCGACGAGCCGGACGCCCTGCGCTGGGTGCACGTCGGCGAGGTCGACTCCTACCTGACGGTCGCCCGGCGGGCCGGCGTACGGCTGAGCGACGCCGAGGCCGACACGTTCGTGGCCGAGTGGCGGCGGGCCGCCGAGGTCGTCGGGCTCAGGACGGAGGACGTGCCCGGCTCGGTCGCCGAGCTGGACGCCTACATCCGGGCCGAGCGGCCGGGGCTGCGTTTCGTCCCGGAGGCCGTCCATCCGCTGCGTCAGTCGCTGAACGCGCCGCTGCCGCGCCTGCTGACCCCGCTCAAGCCCGCCCTGCCCGCGCTCACGCTGCTGGCCTTCGCCACGCTGCCGCGCTGGGCCCGGCGCCTGTACGGCCTGCCCGCCACACCCGTCGGCGACCTGTGGGCGACCGCGACCCTTCGTGCCCTGCAGACCGGGATCGGGCTGGTGCCCGCGCAGGTCAGGTACACTCCGGCGGCCCGGCGGGCGCACCGCATGACGGCCGCGTGA
- the ribH gene encoding 6,7-dimethyl-8-ribityllumazine synthase, whose amino-acid sequence MSGEGRPQVAVPDAAGLTVGVVAATWHAKITDQLVARAVRACDDSGARATVVRVPGSLEIPVVAQALARRCDAVVALGAVIRGETAHFDYVCDSVTAGLTRVSLDERTPVGNGVLTCETLDQALDRSGLPGSKEDKGYESAVAAMETALLLRGLA is encoded by the coding sequence ATGAGCGGGGAAGGACGTCCCCAGGTCGCGGTGCCGGACGCCGCGGGGCTGACGGTGGGGGTGGTGGCCGCCACCTGGCACGCCAAGATCACCGACCAGCTCGTGGCGCGGGCCGTGCGCGCCTGCGACGACAGCGGCGCGCGGGCCACCGTGGTGCGGGTGCCGGGATCCCTGGAGATCCCGGTGGTCGCCCAGGCGCTGGCCCGCCGCTGCGACGCCGTGGTGGCGCTCGGCGCGGTCATCCGCGGCGAGACCGCCCACTTCGACTACGTCTGCGACTCGGTGACCGCCGGCCTGACCCGGGTCTCGCTGGACGAGCGCACGCCGGTCGGCAACGGCGTGCTCACCTGCGAGACCCTGGACCAGGCGCTCGACCGGTCGGGGCTGCCGGGCAGCAAGGAGGACAAGGGGTACGAGTCGGCCGTCGCCGCCATGGAGACCGCCCTCCTCCTGCGCGGCCTCGCCTGA
- a CDS encoding bifunctional 3,4-dihydroxy-2-butanone-4-phosphate synthase/GTP cyclohydrolase II, whose product MNEERIELDPIERAIEDIRNGKPVVVVDDENRENEGDLIFAAAKATPELCTFTIRHTSGVICVAMEGKELDRLGLPLMVFHNKERMRTAYTITVDARDGVTTGISAADRARTIRTLADSATEPNELVRPGHVFPLRYHEGGVLARRGHTEAAVDLARLAGLSGAGALAEIVNDDGSMARLPELRLFADRHGLALVSIEQLVDHRRRVESMVTRVAETRLPNVYGLWRGYGYASALDGGEHMALVYGELGDGENVLVRAHSECLTGDVFGSLRCDCGVQLDNAMSAIAQEGRGVVVYLRGHEGRGIGLLAKLKAYSLQDNGSDTVDANLELGLPVDAREFSNAGQILADLGVKSVRLLTNNPAKLKGMDGYGIKVLGREPMPVAVNPYNERYLKAKRDRLGHDISEAS is encoded by the coding sequence GTGAACGAGGAGAGGATCGAGCTCGACCCGATCGAGCGCGCCATCGAGGACATCCGCAACGGCAAGCCGGTCGTGGTCGTGGACGACGAGAACCGGGAGAACGAGGGCGACCTCATCTTCGCCGCCGCCAAGGCGACGCCCGAGCTGTGCACGTTCACCATCCGGCACACCAGCGGCGTGATCTGCGTGGCCATGGAGGGCAAGGAGCTCGACCGGCTCGGGCTGCCGCTCATGGTGTTCCACAACAAGGAGCGCATGCGGACGGCGTACACGATCACCGTGGACGCCCGCGACGGCGTCACCACCGGCATCTCCGCGGCCGACCGGGCGCGGACCATCCGCACGCTCGCCGACTCCGCGACCGAGCCCAACGAGCTGGTCCGCCCCGGGCACGTCTTCCCGCTGCGCTACCACGAGGGCGGCGTGCTGGCCAGGCGCGGCCACACCGAGGCCGCGGTGGACCTGGCCCGGCTGGCCGGCCTGTCCGGGGCCGGCGCGCTGGCCGAGATCGTCAACGACGACGGCAGCATGGCCCGCCTGCCCGAGCTGCGGCTCTTCGCCGACCGGCACGGCCTCGCGCTGGTCTCCATCGAACAGCTCGTGGACCACCGGCGGCGGGTCGAGAGCATGGTCACCCGGGTCGCCGAGACGCGCCTGCCCAACGTGTACGGCCTGTGGCGTGGCTACGGCTACGCCAGCGCGCTCGACGGCGGCGAGCACATGGCGCTCGTCTACGGCGAGCTGGGCGACGGCGAGAACGTCCTCGTACGCGCCCACTCCGAGTGCCTGACCGGCGACGTGTTCGGCTCGCTGCGCTGCGACTGCGGCGTGCAGCTCGACAACGCGATGTCGGCCATCGCCCAGGAGGGCCGCGGCGTGGTCGTCTACCTGCGCGGGCACGAGGGCAGGGGGATCGGGCTGCTGGCCAAGCTCAAGGCGTACAGCCTCCAGGACAACGGCTCCGACACCGTGGACGCCAACCTGGAGCTCGGGCTGCCGGTGGACGCGCGGGAGTTCTCCAACGCGGGGCAGATCCTCGCCGACCTCGGCGTGAAGTCGGTGCGGCTGCTCACCAACAACCCGGCCAAGCTCAAGGGCATGGACGGCTACGGCATCAAGGTCCTCGGCCGCGAGCCCATGCCCGTGGCCGTCAACCCCTACAACGAGCGGTACCTGAAGGCCAAGCGCGACCGCCTCGGCCACGACATCTCGGAGGCTTCTTGA
- a CDS encoding riboflavin synthase — MFTGIIEEKGEVVAVEHAGGGARLSVRGPLVTSDARHGDSIAVNGVCLTVVEAADGVFTADVMRESLDRTSLGALSAGSAVNLERAVRADQRLGGHIVQGHVDGTAVLLSRDPGESWDDLRFSLPGTLSRYVAEKGSIAIDGISLTVTTVDDESFGVSLIPTTLRLTTMGERRVGDLVNLEVDVIAKYVERLVVRQ; from the coding sequence ATGTTCACCGGAATCATTGAGGAAAAGGGCGAGGTCGTCGCCGTCGAACACGCCGGTGGCGGCGCCCGGCTCTCCGTACGCGGCCCGCTGGTCACCTCAGACGCCCGCCACGGCGACTCCATCGCCGTCAACGGCGTCTGCCTGACGGTGGTGGAGGCCGCGGACGGCGTCTTCACCGCGGACGTGATGCGGGAGTCCCTCGACCGCACCTCCCTCGGCGCGCTCTCCGCGGGGTCCGCGGTCAACCTGGAGCGGGCCGTACGCGCCGACCAGCGCCTCGGCGGCCACATCGTGCAGGGCCACGTGGACGGCACCGCCGTGCTGCTGTCCCGCGACCCCGGCGAGAGCTGGGACGACCTGCGCTTCTCCCTCCCCGGGACGCTGAGCCGCTACGTCGCGGAGAAGGGCTCGATCGCGATCGACGGAATCAGCCTGACGGTCACCACGGTTGACGACGAAAGCTTCGGCGTGAGCCTCATCCCGACCACGTTGCGCCTCACCACCATGGGCGAACGCCGCGTGGGCGATCTGGTGAACCTCGAGGTCGACGTGATCGCGAAGTATGTGGAAAGGCTGGTGGTCAGGCAGTGA